GGGATTTGTGGGTTAGGTAGGAGGAATACTCCATGGATGATATGATGGTGTATGATAAGGataatccataggaggatttgagtacgTGGATGAAAGCATCAATTGATAGGAAGATTTTCCTACCAAGGCTATAGAACTAGGGTTTCTAAAATGAAAGAGGAAAAACAATAAAACTATCTAAGAGAATTGAAATAAAGATAACATTTTCATTTGATTGATAATTTTTCCATCTCTCAATTAGTACATATATAGTAATAGTAGATGATAGTAACTAAAAACCCAATAACTAATTAAAGTCCATCTCAAAAATATTTCAAGATCCTAAGGACATTCTAAAATGCATTACAActtaaataacaataatataaattttacttttaattaatcATAATCCTTAATCTATTATATAAGGAAAGCGGTTATAACAACTTCTATACCGTGTGTATACTTTAATTGATTATCTCTCAAAGTAATTAATCAATGACCATTCTAATCGGTCTAGAACATATAGTATCTTTTAAGGATTATTTTAAGTCAAAATTACCCTAATCAAATGAGATAGTATCATATTCTAATTCATCTaaactctttttttaaaaaaataataaaaataccgTGTGAGTAAAAAGTTCTAACAAAAATGATTTGTAAAAGTGACTAGTAGATTGAAAAAAAAATGTGTATAACACACAACATGTGGCAATTAGAGGAATGAAAGTACTTTATTTGAGCTACAAAAATAAATGCAAGTTGAACATCACAATTTGTCCCACAAGATTAAACTACTAACAAATGTTAATATCCAATAAAATTATTATCTGTTGGGGTCAGTTCATATAAAATTTTGTTCTGACTTTAAACGAGATTCCGCAAGTAAAGAATATGAATGATTCTCTAAAATTAGTCGGTCGCAAGTTCGaagactaaaatttttaaaaatgaaaaatagtaaCCACTATTATAattcatttacaaaaataatcaaTATTGTAATATTGTAATAGTAGTTGATTAGAAGCAAGAATCAACCTAATACATTTAACAACCTCTACACGCCACACAATCTATCTAAAAACCAAAACCATTGGCTCTGTCCCTTTTTAATCTTTCTTTCAGCAACCGCGCCCACAGTCCCAAAAACCAAAACCAGAAACCAGTTACCTGTTTTGTCTCAAAAACCACTTTCCATCTTAATTCCCGAAAACCAGGAGCTTTTACCAttagttttctttttttaaaattccaAAACCGCTTCTCACTCTCCATAATATGTGGCGATTCGACCGCACTCTGTCACCTTATCGTGACTGACACGCGCCGGCTTCTTCTTTTCTCTACTTTTGTACCCTTTTGCATGTAGTTTCTGACTTTTTCcatcatttcttttcttttactctTCTGCAAGATTCCCTGATATCATAGGCTTTTTATGGGTAAAAATATTTAATGcttatagtaaaataaatattttctttcgACATtccatttattaattaatttattaaataaaattattattattaaattatttaatataaaatattatttgataTATCAAACTAtttagaataaattaaaataaatttaattataacacAAAGTTAGTGTATCAcacattattaaaattattttttataattaaattaagataaaaatagtttaacaaatttaatatttttaagacaaaatgattaaaattatagaaaatttaaATGTGTATCACATCATAttcaaataatatttattgaacaataatttataaaatgaacaaataaatattcaaattcatCTTGAGATTGACATAATTACTATGATTTACatctaaatattaataaaatattttatcatcataatttttaaatataataatcatctattcaaaaacaatttaaataaataataagtgaCATCTTTTAACTTAATCATACTTTCTTCGAATTCAATTTTAAATACGTAATGTTAACTCTGTTAAAGAATCAATTTTATCACTCATTTAATCGTAACTCTATTCTGTTGACTTATTTTTTAGCTTATTACttataataaaaatgtatttttactctatataatttattttaatttaaattaaaataattacgtattaaatattttttatattattttatatttataagttagttgaatcataattttattaaatatttaattaatttattagttataAATTATCAACCATCAACTATAAATTATTAATCATCAACTATCAAACATAAATCATAAGTTATCAGCTAACTTATCAACTAATTGATAATTTTATCAAACAGAACTTGTGATCTTTTTCAATTAGAGATATTTACCTATTGAATTaacattaatcaattaattatcttgggcataaaaaatatatgatttctacaataaaaaatattttattcatctaatctaattgaataatatatattttttaattttatgtgtgggaaaactatttaaaataattttttttcaaaaatactttttattttgtttgattgtgAGAATATAAAaccacatattcaaattcaattccaacatttctaacattttgtatgataatttatttatttaataattttatttgaataattttgaatATGATGTCCTCTATGCAACTTGCAAGCCACGACACATTATTATTGTTGCAGTGCTAAATAGCTGGCTCATGAAGGTTATTCCACGTCATCCATGCCCCAATAACAAAGGGATAAGTGTCCTATGATTGGAAGTTCATCACACGCGCTTCTCATGCGACTGGTTTTCCTTATGTACAAATATAGCTGTTTTCTTCTACAAAGCCAACCTCCCTGAATATAGAAAAACCATGGTTTTTATAGTAACACAACAATACAACACACAAAAtactataaaacaaaacaaaaacaattgttaagaAACAACTGCGTTCCCCACAATCTAGTACCTGAAAATCCACTGGCTCTCTCTCTCACACATCAAATATATACCCTTCTTTCTCATACTTCTAACCCTCcaccaaaatctcaattttcttcTTAGAAAATTCATAGCAAAAAAAAATGCGGATGAGTTGTAACGGTTGTCGAGTACTAAGAAAAGGTTGCAGTGAAAATTGTAGCATAAGACCATGTTTACAATGGATCAAAAACCCTGAATCACAAGCTAATGCCACTGTCTTTTTAGCTAAATTCTATGGTCGTGCTGGACTGATGAACCTCGTCAACGCCGGCCCCGAACATCTTCGCCCAGGTAATAACTGTTTTACAATTTTGATGTTGTATTTTCTTATTAGCTCAGTTGATAGGAGCGTTGTGACATATGCGATCCGAAGCAATGTTATTgatatttgttttgtttataaTTTGCAGCAATTTTTAGATCATTGTTGTACGAAGCATGTGGTCGAATAGTGAACCCAATTTACGGTTCAGTTGGTTTGTTATGGTCTGGGAGCTGGCAGCTATGTCAAGCTGCTGTGGAAGCCGTTTTAAAAGGCGCGCCGATTACGCCGATTACTTCAGAAGCAGCTACTCATGGAAGGGGTCCACCACTGAAGGCCTACGACATACGCCACGTGTCGAAAGACGAGAACTCGGCTGCGTCGATGGAGTTGACGCAGCAGCGAGTCAAGACTCGATCTCGTAAGAGGTCGAGCTTGGCTAAGCCGAAGTTACAAGAGGAGGTGAAAAATGGAAATGATGATAGGAGAATTGAATTCGGTTCGGTTGAACCGGTTGAGCCGGTTCAAGAAGTTTTTGTGAACCGGGCTGCGAGTCATGAGTCGTCGATTAGTCATCAGTCGGAGGCGGTGAATGCTACGGCGGCCGTGGATTTGGAGAGTAAAGAGAGTGAAAGTATGGCTTCGGTTGAAACGGCGGAGACGTCAATGAACTTGTTTAGAGATGAACCGGAGTCGAACCGGAGTTTGAAGCGGACGGACCGAACCGGTGAGGAAAATGTTGGGTTAGAGCTGACTCTTGGGTTGGAACCGGTTTCACGGGTTTATCATGTGGTTCCTGTTAAGAAAAGAAGGGTTGAGTTGAAGGATTGTGGTGGCGGTTCGTGGAATGTGGAGTTGGGGCTTCAGTATCCGGTTTAGACCGGGTTTAAGTGGATATAAGATCCGGTTCAGTTTTGACTCAAGCGGCTTTTCTCATTTGTACAAGAGATTATTATCGAACCGTTTCttgtttagtttttgttttatttagtatttttttttttttttgcattttgggttaataattattttctatttaaaagaAAATGTGAATGCGGTACTATCTAAACTACAAATATAAGTAGTACTGTGTAGATGAGAAAGTACATTTGGAAATTAAAATCATTTGAGTTACAATGGTTTATGAATTGAATGCATCAAATGCATGGTATTTATGGTTTGAATTTTATATTTATCTTTATTCATTGGATgtagaaaaaaaaatctaaatgaagtgatatattataatttacatttaaaaaaatagagCAAGTAATATTGTTAAGAGTAAGGTGATTTTTGAAATGACAAGTAAAATTTCCCTTGATTGTTAAATTAATGCTAATAGTGTTTTATAATGCAAAAATGATGTAGAAGTAAAACTTATCTTTATGGTGTGCTAATAGTGTTCACAAGTGCCTTTTCTTTTCTCCCCTATTTGTCTCAAAAGGGgccaagacaaaaaaaaaaaaaaactagtaggTTAAACAATCAAACCATGAAACCAAATTGAGGAAATATTCAATCCAGAAACAAAAACCATCAAACTAAAGAAACAAACATCAATGCGACGGAGTGACAAAAGTTGGACAAATATTGAGACTGCTCGCCTCAACATGAGATGCATCTTTCATTACTAAGAATAAGAATGGTAGGATGAGATAATTCCTTCACACAATCTTCTTTATAGTGGATGTGACTATGATCTCATGTAGAGTCTGTCTCATGAATCAAAGGCTTTAGGCAAGGGAGCAACATTTAACATTTCTTCATCAAAATTTAGATCAGTTTTACTAATAATAAAACAGAAAACTTCCAGAGTGTAATCGGTTGATATAAAAGTGCAATCAATTGCTATTGACATCAATTTTAACTAAAATTACACAGGTGTAATCGGTTGACATAAAAGTGCAACCGATTACATTTTTCTACTATAAGTCCTGTTAGTTAATTTACAAGGGGTGTAATCGGTTGACATAAAAGTGACATAAATTCATGTACACCAAATTTTCCATGCTCACGTTCTTCCTCGATCTCTTGAACACTTGAATTGTGACTTTCTTGGTCAACAAATCAGCCACTTGGCCTTCACTTCTAAAATACTCCAATCTCATTCTTCCTTCACTAACAAGTTCTCTCAAATAGTGATACTTCATCtcaatatattttcttttcccaTGTGCGATTGGGTTTCTAGCAAGGTTTATAGCGGAAAAGTTATAAACCATGAGCTTACAACATCACTCTCTTTGTTGCCCAACTTCTTTAACAAATTCATTAACCACACAACTTGGCACGCACACAACGAAGCGATAATGTACGCGGTCTCACAAGAAAAGAGTGCTACTATTCTTTCTTCGAACACTATGAGATTGGTGTTTCACCGAATATAAAGACGTATCCAGTTGTAGACTTTCTATCATCTTTATCTCCGTAACAATTGGAATCAGTAAAATCGAGCAAATTGTATTTTCTGCTTATGTCCATTGTTGGAAAAAGAATTCCGCAACCAATCAATCCTTTGACGTATCTTAGAATTCTCTTGACTGCTGAAAAGTGAAACACGTTCGGTCTCTCCATGATCTACTTACAATATCGACCCTAAATGTCTAATTCGACCACATATTGCATAAGTAACGCAAGGATCCAATCAGCCTCCTATACTAAGTTAGAttaacatcttgctcatccttATCCTTCGACAATTGTAGCCTTGGTTTAGCGGGAGTAACAACCTCATTGCAATGCTCCATTTCAagcttcttcaaaatctcaagtgcataccttctttggtgcatgagcagtccTTTCTTGGACTTGTGGAACTCAATGCCAAAGAAGTATGTTATGAGGCCCAGGTCAgccatctcaaactcattcataagCTCACTCTTGAACTTATAAATGTATTTTCCGTTGTTGCTTGTAATCAACAAATCATTTACGTTTATACATATGATCATCACCCCTTTATTTGTATCCTTCTTCACATGCACACCATGTTCCGATACACACTTCTTGAAGCCAATCTCCTTTAAGAAATCATCTATCCTcatgttccaagctcttggaacTTGTTTCAAACCGTACAACGCTTTCTTCAATTTATAGAACCTTGACTCTTGTTTTTTCACAACAAAACTAGGGGTTGTTCTAcataaacttcatcttcaagcgGTCCATTCAAAAATATAAGTTTTACATCCATTTGGTAGATGAACAAATTGTTGTTATTCGTAATACCCATAACTGGTATAATGATTTCAATTATTGCCACCAGAGCAAATATCTCTTCAAAGTCTATGCCTTCTCTTTGCAACCAATCAAGTCTTATGCTTAATTATTTCACCTTTGGGATTTGCCTTTACTTTGTAAACTCATTTTTCACCAATTGACTTCCTTCCCTTCTTCCGATAGATCAACTAACTCTCAAGTCTTGTTCATCTCAATCCATTCCAGCTCCTCTTTCATAACACAAATTCATTTTGAACCACTCAAGACCTTCTTTGTTTTAATGGGTTCGGATTTGGCCATAAGTGAAAAATGGGTGAAAccaccaccatcatcatcatcatcattgatCGCACACAAATACAAAAAAGTCCAGCAAGTTGCTAATGCACAATGCATTAATCGCaatcaaataaaaaagtataCAAAACTTGCAATATTAAATTAACATACGAAATAACATCACACGTGAATTATCACGCAGAGGATTAACGCATCGCAAGCAACCATATGACATGGTGACACAATTTAAAAGCTCAGTCCGATTTTGACATGTTGGAAACAAAAATAAACTACACAACCACACATATATGTTTACATTAATACAATCTGTAGCAATCTGCTTTAAAATTTACGTTTAAATGAGTCGCCACCCACTACTTGTTTTATCCTAATGAAAGGATAggcaagtgagaaacccttaaaataaaaaatctggataagtaggtaaattaggcaaagggaaggtgttaggcaccctttgccactcttgtactcaaggggacccatttagtcTTTAGGTTTCAAAAATGAGGTTTTTGGGTTTCTTATTTTTGTTGTTCGTCAAAATCAACAACTTTGTTGTTGTTCGTCAAGAACAACGATTTTGTTGTTGTTCGTCAAGAACAACGATTTTGTTGTTGTTCGTCAAGAACTTTGGAAGAGTGATTTGGAAATTGCTCTAATATCATATTAGATGCCAAAAGGGAAACAATCACACAAATTACAACTATGAATAAAtagataaaaattttaaaaaaagagatGAGGCCTCATACCAAAGGTTTGATCATCGACCAAAAAGAAAGACAAAACCAAAggagttttgaaaacaaagtttTGATAAATAAAAGGGGGAGAGGCCTCATATGAAATCATCGGTCCCAAAAGAAACACCAATAATCAAGAGatctgaaaaaaacaagaaatttgtaaaaaaaaaaacctaaagtaTGAGTGAAATTCGTAGAAGTGTGTAAAAGGTGAAATTGTGAATATTGTAGATTTTCGTGGATTTTTTTCTGGATGAAAAATTAGGGTGGATAAGAGTCCTATTTATAGATTTGAAAATTAGGTCAAAACGTCAAAAAAGGAAATTACCCAATATAGAAAGCCCAAAGTTTGATATTTTGATAAAGGAAAGAAAATCAGTAACAGGAAAATAGGGAAAAAAAGGTAAAATGCttccttaccaactgtgctatcttatttatttaaaatagaaagCCAATTAAAAGTACATAAAGGTTATGTGATATTTCgttaaaaatacaaataattttaagtaaactattttatatttttaagtaaGCGGAATAAATTAATATCCAAACCAAGTGTTTaataaaaatccaaaataaactaaagaaatttataaaatccaattttaaaaatcatttgaattttcttcaaaattgtgCGGGCAAATTTGAGGTATGACAAACCGCGATACCGAATAAAAAAGAAAGTCCAACAAAGCCCAGggaattaaacaaataaaactaatacttgactCAATATACTCAAAATAGAAAATacgtaacaaaaataaaataaaataaaaaaataagaatcGTTACCAAAAGTAATGGTGTTTCAGGCAATGTCAAAGGACTTTGCGGCAAGTGCAGCCGACGATTTGATTGTGATTTCATGAAGATGACGATGGTGATAGAAGCAAGGGTAGTAGTTCACTGTGGTGAGCAGTTCGAGTTGTTGTTTCAGCAGTGTTGATGGTGATGGGTGTGGCGGAAACAGACGAAGGTGAGTGTCATGGGATGTGATGGTGGTGTTTGAAAGGGCGGCGCCAGTGAGAATGTGTGATGGAAAATGAGAAGGAACGGTGGTCGGATGAAGGTTTGCACCGAGACCAAAATTAAatagaaaccaaaatgatgattattattttttatatattttaattacatGTAATAAAAATAAACCTAACTTAGTTCTCTAATACTGTTTTCCTTAATTTTGAAATGctgaatttaatttaaaacacatttttcactttttttaaatataaaaaaacgtAATAATAAACgtataaaaaacaaatatttttaaatattgtcTAAAATGAAATATTCAGATAAAAGATTTGAACCGAACAAAAATGTCAATGCGCGCAATCTACAAAGGTGTGAAGAAGAATTGACTTTTGTTAACTTTAGTAAAAGTCTATTTTTCTTGAAATATGCAAAATGCGACGATTGAACGAGGAATGCACTAAACTAAAATGCGATATGCATAGattaataaaatgatgaaatgtCTAGGTAATGAATGTAATGCCTAAGACAAAATGGGGTATGGCACCTTGGGAGCTATGACCACCCACTTAGTCAATGGTGGACTAttgaatctctactacctcaaaaGACACATATTAGAGTGTTTACCTTGACTTCTCTTTGATTGAGGCATGTCTTTTCCCATGTTTCCCATGACTGAGCGAGTAGGGAGCGCTCAAGGCGAGATTTCACAATTGCGAGCGATAGATGGGTTTCACCTCTTACTGGTGGTTGTAATCTCCATCCCTTAATAAGTCTTTTTACAAATATATCAGTACGCATCTCGTAGTTACAAATTATATATGTTCAACAATTTCATAAAATCAGGACATCTCTATAATATATCAACAATAACATCTAATTCCTCTCTGTATCTGGTTCAACACATGTATCTCACATCATGAATTAGGGTCAACAAATGTTTTATTTCCATGAATGGATATCTGATAGTAAACATCCAATTTTTCAATGCAACCACTATTAACTTTGACATCATGTAGTATTTTTTCATGTCATTCACAAAATATCTTTGATTAGGTTTTAAACGACCTAAC
The Vicia villosa cultivar HV-30 ecotype Madison, WI linkage group LG6, Vvil1.0, whole genome shotgun sequence genome window above contains:
- the LOC131611120 gene encoding LOB domain-containing protein 41-like, with translation MRMSCNGCRVLRKGCSENCSIRPCLQWIKNPESQANATVFLAKFYGRAGLMNLVNAGPEHLRPAIFRSLLYEACGRIVNPIYGSVGLLWSGSWQLCQAAVEAVLKGAPITPITSEAATHGRGPPLKAYDIRHVSKDENSAASMELTQQRVKTRSRKRSSLAKPKLQEEVKNGNDDRRIEFGSVEPVEPVQEVFVNRAASHESSISHQSEAVNATAAVDLESKESESMASVETAETSMNLFRDEPESNRSLKRTDRTGEENVGLELTLGLEPVSRVYHVVPVKKRRVELKDCGGGSWNVELGLQYPV